One window of Perca flavescens isolate YP-PL-M2 chromosome 15, PFLA_1.0, whole genome shotgun sequence genomic DNA carries:
- the LOC114570187 gene encoding pentraxin fusion protein-like encodes MLMQAVEGLQRLSFYLVGEGVLFRVPDIGALQTHLCVTWDSSSGAAALFMDGRKSLTKIYKKGHTVQPGGKVIIGQDPDNYLGSFDAKQSFVGEIGDINMWDSVLSDRMIQDMFSGKTVPTGNVFDWETIEQDKQTINNSVYYDT; translated from the exons ATGCTGATGCAAGCCGTAGAAGGACTCCAACG ATTGTCCTTTTACCTGGTGGGAGAAGGGGTTTTATTCCGAGTCCCTGACATCGGTGCCCTGCAGACCCACCTGTGTGTCACCTGGGATTCCAGCTCAGGTGCGGCCGCTCTCTTCATGGATGGGAGGAAAAGCTTGACCAAAATTTACAAGAAGGGTCACACAGTCCAACCCGGAGGCAAGGTTATCATCGGACAAGATCCTGATAATTACTTGGGTTCATTTGATGCCAAGCAGAGTTTTGTTGGGGAGATCGGTGATATTAATATGTGGGACTCCGTCCTCTCAGACCGCATGATCCAAGACATGTTCTCTGGGAAGACAGTACCAACAGGAAATGTTTTCGACTGGGAAACCATAGAgcaagacaaacaaacaataaataacagTGTATACTATGATACTTGA
- the LOC114569742 gene encoding pentraxin fusion protein translates to MRLYAVLFLVAVSLAESVSIKSLVFPSETSTSYVEMVPLKPLNLRAFTLCMRVATELTGKREIILFAYRTQRADELNVWRELDGRLSFYLAGEGVLFRVPDIGALQTHLCVTWDSSSGAAALFMDGRKSLTKIYKKGHTVQPGGKVIIGQDPDNYLGSFDAKQSFVGEIGDINMWDSVLSDRMIQDMFSGKTVPTGNVFDWKTTQLNINGEVVVVNTQQ, encoded by the exons ATGAGACTTTACGCCGTCCTGTTCCTTGTTGCCGTATCCTTGGCCG AGAGTGTGAGCATTAAGTCCTTGGTGTTCCCCTCGGAGACGAGTACCAGTTATGTGGAGATGGTCCCTCTGAAGCCCCTGAACCTGAGGGCTTTCACTCTGTGCATGCGCGTGGCTACAGAGCTCACTGGTAAACGTGAGATCATCCTGTTTGCGTACCGGACCCAACGCGCTGACGAGCTGAATGTGTGGCGTGAGCTGGACGGCAG ATTGTCCTTTTACCTGGCGGGAGAAGGGGTTTTATTCCGAGTCCCTGACATCGGTGCCCTGCAGACCCACCTGTGTGTCACCTGGGATTCCAGCTCAGGTGCGGCCGCTCTCTTCATGGATGGGAGGAAAAGCTTGACCAAAATTTACAAGAAGGGTCACACAGTCCAACCCGGAGGCAAGGTTATCATCGGACAAGATCCTGATAATTACTTGGGTTCATTTGATGCCAAGCAGAGTTTTGTTGGGGAGATCGGTGATATTAATATGTGGGACTCCGTCCTCTCAGACCGCATGATCCAAGACATGTTCTCTGGGAAGACAGTACCAACAGGAAATGTTTTCGACTGGAAAACCACACAGCTTAACATTAACGGGGAGGTGGTGGTTGTTAATACTCAGCAGTAG